The Streptomyces sp. NBC_01463 DNA window GGCACGGTCACCGGACGCGACACGCTCACGGACTACGCCGCCCACCTGCTGTCCCTGGTCGACCTGTCCGCGATCCGCCCCCTGAAGGTGGTCGTGGACGCGGGCAACGGCATGGGCGGCCACACGGTCCCGACGGTCCTCGCCGGCCTGCCGCTGGACCTCGTACCGATGTACTTCGAGCTGGACGGAACCTTCCCGAACCACGAGGCCAACCCGCTCGACCCGAAGAACATCGTCGACCTCCAGGCCCGGGTACTGGCCGAGGGCGCCGACCTCGGCCTGGCCTTCGACGGCGACGCCGACCGCTGCTTCGTCGTGGACGAGCGGGGCGCCGGCGTCTCCCCGTCCGCGATCACCGCCCTGGTCGCGGCCCGCGAACTGGCCCGCAACGGCGGCCGGGGCACGATCATCCACAACCTGATCTCCTCTCGCTCGGTCCCGGAGGTCGTACGCGAACACGGCGGCACCCCGGTCCGCACCCGGGTCGGCCACTCGTTCATCAAGGCGGAGATGGCCACGCACGGCGCGATCTTCGGCGGCGAGCACTCCGCGCACTACTACTTCCGCGACTTCTGGAACGCCGATACGGGCATGCTCGCCGCCCTCCACGTCCTGGCCGCCCTGGGAGGCCAGGAGGGAACCCTCTCGGCCCTGGTCGCCCAGTACGACCGTTACACCGGCTCGGGCGAGATCAACTCCACGGTCGACGACCAGCAGGCCCGCACGGAGGACGTACGCACAGCCTTCGGCACCCGCGAGAACGTGACCACGGACGACCTGGACGGCCTCACGGTCACCGCCCCGGACTGGTGGTTCAACCTCCGCCCCTCCAACACGGAACCCCTGCTGCGCCTGAACGTCGAGGCGGACGACGAGGAGACGATGGAAGCGGTACGCGACGAGGTCCTGAACCTGATCCGCACACGGACCAACGACTGAGGAGCCGGACGGGGGCGCGGCACCCCGTCACCTGCGCCCCACCGGCACATTTCAGCCCCTCCGGCGTTTGAGGAGCGGGGCCCGGGGCGGAGCCCCGGTCACGGGAAGGGGCGGGCAGGGGAAAAGGCCCGCCGCAGGCGCACCCCACCCGCCCGTTCCCACCCGCCCCCCCCACCCCCTCGCACCGCCCCCACCCACCGCCCCCACCCACCGCCCCCACCCCCCGGCCGGGCCAGGCCGCGCCCCCGCCACCCCGGCGGTAGGCTGACCTCGCCCGATCCACAAGGGCAGAACAAGATCAACCGCACAGCCGAAGAACACACCGCACCACCCACTCCGCCCCCAACGCCCGACCGCCCGAAGGGACCCACCCCATGCCGCTCGAAGCCGGCCTCCTGGAGATCCTGGCCTGCCCGGCCTGCCACTCCCCGCTCGACGACCGGTCGGCAGCCGACAGCCCGGAACTGATCTGCACCGGAAATGACTGCGGCCTGGCCTACCCGGTACGGGACGGCATCCCCGTCCTCCTCGTCGACGAGGCCCGCCGCCCCGCGTAACCGGGCCCACGCCCACACCCCGCACGGTGATCGGCACGTGATCGGAGGACCGTCCCCATGCTCGACGAGTCGTTGCTCGACGCCCCGGAAGCCCTGGCCCGAGCCGACCGCCGCGGTCTGCTCCGCGGCGCCGCCGAGTCCGGGGCCCGGGTCCGCACCGCCGCCCGGCACGCGACGGAGGCCGGCATCAGCGCGCTGAACCCGGAGGGCCGCCCCCGCGCCGTCCTCGTCGCGGGCTCCGGCACCGCCGCGACCGGCGTCGCCGACCTGATCGCGGCCCTGGCCGGCGCCTCCGCCCCGGTCACACGCATCCACCCGACCGGCGTCGCCCCGGCCGCCGGCGCGATGCGATGGACGCTGCCCGGCTGGGCCGGCTCCGTCGATCTGCTCCTCGTCGTCACGGCCGACGGTTCCGAACCGGGCCTCGCCCTCCTCGCCGAGCAGGCGTACCGCCGCGGCTGCACCGTCGTCGCCGTCGCGCCCCGGCAGTCACCGCTGCGCGAGGCGGTCGACGGGGTGCACGGCCTCGTCGTACCGATGGCCTCCGCCCCGCACGGCGAGTACGACGCCGAGACCTCGGCGGCCGGCCCCGGCACGCTCTGGGCCCTGTTCACCCCGCTGCTCGCGCTCCTCGACCGCGTCGGCCTGGTCACCGCCCCCGCCGATGCGCTGCAGGGCGTCGCCGACCGCCTGGACCGCACGGCGGAGCGCTGCGGACCGGCGATCGCCACGTACAGCAACCCGGCCAAGACCCTCGCCGCCGAACTCGCGGACAGCCTGCCCCTCATCTGGACGGAGGGCGACGCCGCCGGCCCGGTCGGGCGACGGTTCGCCGCGGTGCTGGCCGAGCTGTCCGGCCGCCCGGCCCTCGCCGCCGAACTCCCCGAGGCGCTTCCCGCCCACGGGGCCCTGCTGGCGGGCGCGTTCGCCGCCGGGGCCGACCCCGACGACTTCTTCCGCGACCGGGTCGAGGAGTCCGAACCCCTCCACGCCCGCGTCGTCCTGCTCCGCGACCGTCCCACCGGCGGCCTGAGCGCGGCCCCCGCGGCCCGGGAGCTGGCCCTGGGCCACGACACCGCGATCAGCGAGCTGGAACCGGAGGAGGGCACCAAGCTCGAAGCCCTCGCGGAGCTCCTCGCGGTCACCGACTTCGCCGCCGTCTACCTGGCCCTCGCCTCGGCAGCCCGCGCCTGAACCACAGCACCACCCCACACACGCACCACCCCCCTCACGCGCAACACACCGCTACGCAGCACAACACCGCCACGCATCTCACAAGGCACGAGGACGATTTCCATGGACCGGCTCTCCAACACCGTGCGCCCGTACGCCTGGGGCTCCACCACGGCCATCCCGAACCTGCTCGGCGTCGCCCCCACCGGCGAACCCCAGGCGGAAATGTGGATGGGCGCGCACCCGGGAGCCCCCTCCCGGATAACCCGCACCGGCACAGACACCGCTCCCGCCGAGCAGGCCCTCACCGACGTCATCGCCGCCGACCCGGCACGCGAACTCGGCCGGCCCGCCGTCGAGAAGTTCGGCCCCCGGCTGCCCTTCCTCCTCAAGCTCCTCGCCGCCGGTGCCCCGCTCTCCCTCCAGGTCCACCCCGACCTCGCCCAGGCACAGGAGGGATACGCGGACGAGGAGCGCCGGTCCGTCCCGATCGACGCCCCCCACCGCGTGTACAAGGACGCCAACCACAAGCCCGAACTGATCTGCGCGCTCACCCCCTTCGACGGCCTGTGCGGCTTCCGCCGGCCCGTCGAGGCGGCCGAGGCGATGGAGGCGCTGGGCGTCGACTCCCTCAAGCCGTACGCCGATCTGCTCCGCGCCCACCCCGAAGAGGCGGCCCTGCGGGAGGTCCTCACGGCGATCCTCACCGCGGACCCGGCACAGATGGCGGAGACGGTGACGGCCGTGGCGGCCGCCGCCGAACGGATCGGTGGCAGCTACGCCCCGTACGCACGCGCCGCGCACCACTTCCCGGGCGACGCCGGCGTCGTCGCGGCCCTGCTGCTGAACTACGTACAACTCCAGCCCGGAGAGGCCCTGTTCCTCGACGCCGGCGTCCCGCACGCCTACTTCGGCGGCCTCGGTGTCGAAATCATGGCGAACTCGGACAATGTGCTGCGCTGCGGGCTGACGCCCAAGCACATCGACGTACCCGAACTCCTGCGCATCGTCCGCTTCGAGGCGACCGATCCGGGAATCCTGCGGCCCGAGGCGTCCCCGTCCGGCGAGGAGCTGTACGAGACGCCGGTCGACGAGTTCCGGCTCTCGCGTTTCGACCTCTCACCCGGCGCCGCCCCGGTCGACCTGACCGCGGCCACGCCCCAGATCCTGCTCTGCACGGCGGGCACGCCCAAGGCCGGCGAGCTCGGCCTCGTACCGGGCGACTCGGTGTTCGTACCGGCCGGCGAGAAGGCCGAAGTGTCCGGTACGGGCACACTGTTCCGCGCCACTGTGGTGGCCTGACGTACCGTCCGCACCATGGACTGCAACAATGTCCGGCCGTACCGCGGCCGCCGGAGCCGCAGCACCGAACGAAGGGACACCAGGCACCCATGAGTGCGTCAGGCGGAACCAAGGCGATCGTGGCGGCACTCGGCGCCAACCTCGCGATCGCAGTGGCCAAATTCGTGGCGTTCCTGTTCAGTGGCTCGTCGTCGATGCTCGCGGAGAGCGTTCACTCGCTGGCCGACTCGGGCAACCAGGGCCTGCTGCTGCTCGGCGGCAAGAAGGCCAAGCGCGAGGCCACCCCCCAGCACCCCTTCGGCTACGGGCGCGAGCGCTACATCTACGCCTTCCTCGTCTCCATCGTCCTGTTCTCGGTCGGTGGCATGTTCGCGGTGTACGAGGGCTACGAGAAGATCAAGCACCCGCACGCGATCGAGGCCTGGTACTGGCCGGTCGGCGTTCTGGTCTTCGCGATCATCGCCGAGAGCTTCTCGTTCCGTACGGCGATCAAGGAGTCGAACGAGACCCGCGGCGCCCTCACCTGGACCCAGTTCGTCCGCCGGGCGAAGGCACCGGAGCTTCCCGTCGTGCTGCTGGAGGACTTCGGCGCGCTGATCGGCCTGGTCCTGGCCCTCGCCGGCGTCGGCCTGGCGCTCGGAACCGGCGACGGCGTGTGGGACGGCATCGGCACCCTCTGCATCGGCATCCTGCTGATCGTCATCGCGATCGTCCTGGCGGCCGAGACGAAGTCCCTGCTGCTCGGTGAGGCCGCCGGCACCGACCAGGTCGAGAAGATCAAGGCCGCGGTCGTCGACGGCGACACCGTCACCGGCATCATCCACATGCGTACGCTCCACCTCGGTCCGGAAGAACTGCTGGTCGCAGCCAAGATCGCGGTCCAGCACGACGACACCGCCACCGAGGTCGCCAACGCCATCAACGCCGCGGAGTCCCGTATCCGCGAGGCCGTGCCGATCGCCCGGGTCATCTACCTGGAGCCGGACATCTACAACGAGGCGGCGGCCAGGGCCGGCACCAACCCGGCCAAGGAGCCGGGCGGGTCCTCCCCGGCCGTCCCCTCGTCCGACCAGACCCCGGACGCATCCGGCACCCCGGACGCATCCGCCGCCCCCGACACCCCGGCAGAACCGACGGATTCCGGCCACTGACCGCACCCGATACCCCGATGAGGCCGCTCCTGGACCCGGTGGGCTGGGAGCGGCTGGGCCGTTCGGTGTAGATTCGACCGCAGTGTCAGACGTCGCTGCTGATGGCGGTCGATCGGTCCGTACGCCGGACCGGCCGAGGGAGAGAGGGCCTCCGACGGACTGCGCTGCGAGCGCTCGGGCATTCGTGTGCCCGCCGCCGCAGAGCCGCCCTACCCACCCTCGAACCCATCACGAGGAGCAGCCCCGTTATGACGACGGTCGCCAATCGACAGGACTTCAAGGTCGCCGACCTCTCCCTCGCAGCCTTCGGCCGCAAGGAGATCACCCTCGCCGAGCACGAGATGCCCGGCCTGATGTCGATCCGCAAGGAGTACGCCGCCGCGCAGCCGCTGGCCGGCGCCCGCATCACCGGTTCGCTGCACATGACCGTGCAGACCGCCGTGCTGATCGAGACCCTGGTCGCCCTCGGCGCCGAGGTCCGCTGGGCCTCCTGCAACATCTTCTCCACCCAGGACCACGCAGCCGCGGCCATCGCCGTGGGTCCGAACGGCACCCCGGACGCCCCCGCCGGCGTCCCGGTCTTCGCCTGGAAGGGCGAGAGCCTGGAGGAGTACTGGTGGTGCACGGAGCAGGCCCTGACCTGGCCGAACACCCCCACCGGTGGTCCGAACATGATCCTCGACGACGGTGGTGACGCCACCCTCCTCGTCCACAAGGGCGTCGAGTTCGAGAAGGCGGGCGCCGCTCCGGACCCGTCGACCGCGGACAGCGAGGAGTACGCGTACATCCTCACCCTGCTGAACCGCACCCTCGGTGAGTCCCCGCAGAAGTGGACCCAGCTGGCCTCCGAGATCCGTGGTGTCACGGAGGAGACCACGACCGGCGTGCACCGGCTGTACGAGATGCACCGTGACGGCACCCTCCTGTTCCCGGCGATCAACGTCAACGACGCGGTCACCAAGTCGAAGTTCGACAACAAGTACGGCTGCCGCCACTCCCTGATCGACGGCATCAACCGCGCCACCGACGTCCTCATCGGCGGCAAGACCGCCGTCGTCTGCGGCTACGGCGACGTGGGCAAGGGCTGCGCGGAGTCCCTGCGGGGCCAGGGCGCCCGCGTGATCATCACGGAGATCGACCCGATCTGCGCGCTGCAGGCGGCGATGGACGGCTACCAGGTCGCCACCCTCGACGACGTCGTGGAGCAGGCCGACATCTTCGTCACGACGACGGGCAACAAGGACATCATCATGGCCGCCGACATGGCCCGGATGAAGCACCAGGCCATCGTCGGGAACATCGGCCACTTCGACAACGAGATCGACATGGCCGGCCTCGCGAAGATCGACGGGATCGTCAAGGACGAGGTCAAGCCGCAGGTCCACACCTGGACGTTCGCCGACGGCAAGGTCCTCATCGTGCTCTCCGAGGGCCGCCTGCTGAACCTGGGCAACGCCACCGGCCACCCCTCGTTCGTCATGTCCAACTCGTTCGCGGACCAGACCCTGGCCCAGATCGAGCTGTTCACGAAGCCCGAGGAGTACCCGACCGACGTCTACGTGCTGCCCAAGCACCTCGACGAGAAGGTCGCCCGTCTCCACCTCGCCGCCCTCGGCGTGAAGCTGACGACGCTGCGCCCCGAGCAGGCCGCGTACATCGGCGTCGAGGTCGAGGGCCCGTACAAGTCGGACCACTACCGCTACTGACACCTTCACCACCTGCGACGGCCTGCCGGTGACCCGTCACTTCACCACCGGTCAGTGACGACCGGCCACCGGCAGCCCCCGCAGTGCCTGCGGACGCGCGCGCGTCCGCAGGACCGGTGACTCAGCAGCAGCTACGCACGCAGGCCCCCGCACCCCCGTGTCGGGGGCCTGCGCCGTACCGCACCCGCACAGCCCGAGGAACCCGAAGGACCCCATGCCCCGCGGCCGATATTCGCTCCACGATCTCCACGACCACACCCCCCTCGGCGAAGAACACTTCCACTGCGCGCCCGGCCCCTCCGGCTGGCGCTACGTCTCCCAGACGACCGCCCCGTCCGGCGATCACCTCGGATCCGTGGATCTCACACTCGACGAACTCGGCCGCCCCATCCGTCTCGAACTCCATGCCGCGAGCTGGCAGGTCCGAGGCGCCGCCCTCGAAGGCGTCACCTGGGTACGCACCGACCCGACCGGCACCCATGCCACCGAAGGCAATGTCCGCGCCCATGCCTTCGCCGGCACGTCCCCCGCATTCCTCGTCGCCACCGCACGGCTGCTCCGCCTCACCCCCGCTTCCCCCTCGACCCGACTCCGCGTCGTCACCTTCACGGACCCGGTCCTCGCCCCTCGTACCGTCGACCAGTCCTGGGCCCTGGTGAACAGTGAAGCGCACCCCACTGACAACGGCCCCCTGACCGTGGACGAATACCAGGTCAGCGCCCTGGACACCGGTGAGCAGCACAGCGTCCACATCGCCGGCGACGTGGTCCTGTCGGCCCCCGGCATCGAGCTCGAAGAGCTGGAGTCCCCGCCCTCGGACCGCTGAGGCCCATCGCTCAGGCGGGCGGGGCGAATCCGGTGGCCGCGGGCCGGACCTCCGCACCGGAAGCAGCCGTCTTCCCTGGCTGAGGCTGAGACTGCGGTCGAGAATGCGGCTGAGACAGGGGCAGCGGCAGGGACTCCGTACCGACC harbors:
- a CDS encoding phosphomannomutase/phosphoglucomutase, which encodes MTADLSQLVKAYDVRGVVPDQWDEAMAELFGAAFVEVTAADAIVVGHDMRPTSPGLSGAFARGAAARGADVTLIGLCSTDQLYYASGALDLPGAMFTASHNPARYNGIKMCRAGAAPVGQDTGLAEIRTLVEKWSESGAPQPAATPGTVTGRDTLTDYAAHLLSLVDLSAIRPLKVVVDAGNGMGGHTVPTVLAGLPLDLVPMYFELDGTFPNHEANPLDPKNIVDLQARVLAEGADLGLAFDGDADRCFVVDERGAGVSPSAITALVAARELARNGGRGTIIHNLISSRSVPEVVREHGGTPVRTRVGHSFIKAEMATHGAIFGGEHSAHYYFRDFWNADTGMLAALHVLAALGGQEGTLSALVAQYDRYTGSGEINSTVDDQQARTEDVRTAFGTRENVTTDDLDGLTVTAPDWWFNLRPSNTEPLLRLNVEADDEETMEAVRDEVLNLIRTRTND
- a CDS encoding mannose-6-phosphate isomerase; its protein translation is MLDESLLDAPEALARADRRGLLRGAAESGARVRTAARHATEAGISALNPEGRPRAVLVAGSGTAATGVADLIAALAGASAPVTRIHPTGVAPAAGAMRWTLPGWAGSVDLLLVVTADGSEPGLALLAEQAYRRGCTVVAVAPRQSPLREAVDGVHGLVVPMASAPHGEYDAETSAAGPGTLWALFTPLLALLDRVGLVTAPADALQGVADRLDRTAERCGPAIATYSNPAKTLAAELADSLPLIWTEGDAAGPVGRRFAAVLAELSGRPALAAELPEALPAHGALLAGAFAAGADPDDFFRDRVEESEPLHARVVLLRDRPTGGLSAAPAARELALGHDTAISELEPEEGTKLEALAELLAVTDFAAVYLALASAARA
- the ahcY gene encoding adenosylhomocysteinase, which translates into the protein MTTVANRQDFKVADLSLAAFGRKEITLAEHEMPGLMSIRKEYAAAQPLAGARITGSLHMTVQTAVLIETLVALGAEVRWASCNIFSTQDHAAAAIAVGPNGTPDAPAGVPVFAWKGESLEEYWWCTEQALTWPNTPTGGPNMILDDGGDATLLVHKGVEFEKAGAAPDPSTADSEEYAYILTLLNRTLGESPQKWTQLASEIRGVTEETTTGVHRLYEMHRDGTLLFPAINVNDAVTKSKFDNKYGCRHSLIDGINRATDVLIGGKTAVVCGYGDVGKGCAESLRGQGARVIITEIDPICALQAAMDGYQVATLDDVVEQADIFVTTTGNKDIIMAADMARMKHQAIVGNIGHFDNEIDMAGLAKIDGIVKDEVKPQVHTWTFADGKVLIVLSEGRLLNLGNATGHPSFVMSNSFADQTLAQIELFTKPEEYPTDVYVLPKHLDEKVARLHLAALGVKLTTLRPEQAAYIGVEVEGPYKSDHYRY
- a CDS encoding cation diffusion facilitator family transporter, whose translation is MSASGGTKAIVAALGANLAIAVAKFVAFLFSGSSSMLAESVHSLADSGNQGLLLLGGKKAKREATPQHPFGYGRERYIYAFLVSIVLFSVGGMFAVYEGYEKIKHPHAIEAWYWPVGVLVFAIIAESFSFRTAIKESNETRGALTWTQFVRRAKAPELPVVLLEDFGALIGLVLALAGVGLALGTGDGVWDGIGTLCIGILLIVIAIVLAAETKSLLLGEAAGTDQVEKIKAAVVDGDTVTGIIHMRTLHLGPEELLVAAKIAVQHDDTATEVANAINAAESRIREAVPIARVIYLEPDIYNEAAARAGTNPAKEPGGSSPAVPSSDQTPDASGTPDASAAPDTPAEPTDSGH
- a CDS encoding Trm112 family protein, with amino-acid sequence MPLEAGLLEILACPACHSPLDDRSAADSPELICTGNDCGLAYPVRDGIPVLLVDEARRPA
- the manA gene encoding mannose-6-phosphate isomerase, class I; its protein translation is MDRLSNTVRPYAWGSTTAIPNLLGVAPTGEPQAEMWMGAHPGAPSRITRTGTDTAPAEQALTDVIAADPARELGRPAVEKFGPRLPFLLKLLAAGAPLSLQVHPDLAQAQEGYADEERRSVPIDAPHRVYKDANHKPELICALTPFDGLCGFRRPVEAAEAMEALGVDSLKPYADLLRAHPEEAALREVLTAILTADPAQMAETVTAVAAAAERIGGSYAPYARAAHHFPGDAGVVAALLLNYVQLQPGEALFLDAGVPHAYFGGLGVEIMANSDNVLRCGLTPKHIDVPELLRIVRFEATDPGILRPEASPSGEELYETPVDEFRLSRFDLSPGAAPVDLTAATPQILLCTAGTPKAGELGLVPGDSVFVPAGEKAEVSGTGTLFRATVVA